In Diachasmimorpha longicaudata isolate KC_UGA_2023 chromosome 7, iyDiaLong2, whole genome shotgun sequence, the following proteins share a genomic window:
- the LOC135164551 gene encoding uncharacterized protein LOC135164551: MTLCDEIEGGCYLPHHAVIQESSETTKVRVVFDASAKTSTGISLNDTLLVGPTILNPIFEQVLRFRVHRYVITADIEKMYRQILVHPEDRQFQKLLWTHHGQLRTFQLITVTFGTASAPFLAVLTMQQLARDEAEHFQRASKLLLRDFYVDNFISGADSLDDLLTIRDEMMALLARGGFKIRQWASNHSAVLNSIHKKFFDLDCLVRTDSIQKTLGIIWDAESDVLRYTIAQVNPNVSATKRKLLSELSKIFDPLGLLGPITLLVKTLIQDCWKAKITWDESLPQDIHSKWRSLASQLPRFQDVVFSRQILIPNAVSIELHGFCDLSINGYGACLCIKSQDSQGTVVIRLICSKSRVAPLKGVTIPRLELCAASVLKRLYVETRAQIEFSIDQVYLWSDSTIVLCWLKKASHLLRTFEANRVADIQTLGDEVIWKHIRSEDNAADALSRGQMPSEFLKNALWTTGPEWLLHNPTQWPNSIIPSNLQVLALKKGIFLLAEASPEAIYARFSNFERLTRVIACILRWKKSEIPRSNSFSIDELQEAEYRILAMVQRERFSNELRKLAATHDSSESVRPRRTGTPFDQLHPFIDDKGILRVGGRLTQSELPFNRKHPILLPSKHLVIDMLIRRVHQSNYHAGIQTTLYVLRSKCWILNGKDQIRKIIHSCLECIRQRPKFAHAQMADLPKFRVNEAPAFAKTGVDFFGPIPIKEKKDLNRSFLKAYGCVFIYMVFVSRRGVPEHMYSDNGTNFVGANRELNELYNLISSPDFEETVGAYATSKRIRWHFNPPLSPHFGGIWEAAGKSFKHHLKRVLKDHKLTYDQLNTLLIEIESILNSRPLCALSADPNDPIAITPAHLLIGRPFNQLPERSSSSVAVNRLSIYNFITKAKQDFWNKWHKEYLHELQTRHKWQDSTAELKVGAVVLLMDDLLTCARWSLDVITEVFPGSDGIARVATIRTTNGTFKRNITRLCMLPMT, from the exons ATGACTCTGTGTGACGAGATCGAAGGGGGATGTTATCTTCCTCACCATGCTGTCATCCAGGAGTCCAGTGAGACCACCAAAGTTCGAGTCGTGTTCGACGCCTCCGCGAAGACTTCTACGGGCATTTCCCTCAACGACACTCTTCTTGTCGGGCCCACGATCCTTAATCCCATCTTTGAGCAAGTCCTTCGATTTCGCGTTCATCGGTATGTCATTACGGCTGACATTGAGAAAATGTACCGTCAGATTCTCGTCCATCCGGAAGATCGTCAATTTCAGAAGCTTTTATGGACCCATCATGGCCAACTTCGAACATTTCAACTAATTACTGTCACTTTCGGGACAGCCTCGGCCCCCTTTCTCGCGGTTCTTACCATGCAACAGCTTGCTCGGGACGAAGCAGAGCATTTCCAACGCGCTAGCAAACTCTTACTTCGCGATTTTTACGTCGATAATTTTATCTCCGGTGCAGATTCTCTCGACGATCTCCTAACCATCCGGGATGAGATGATGGCATTGTTAGCTCGCGGCGGTTTCAAAATTCGTCAATGGGCATCCAACCACAGCGCGGTACTCAATTCCatacataaaaaattcttcgacCTGGATTGTCTGGTCAGAACTGACTCAATTCAAAAAACTCTAGGTATCATCTGGGACGCCGAAAGCGACGTCCTTCGATACACCATTGCCCAAGTGAACCCGAATGTTTCCGCAACCAAACGGAAACTCCTCTCTGAGCTATCCAAAATTTTCGACCCATTAGGTTTATTAGGTCCCATAACTCTTCTCGTGAAGACCCTCATCCAGGATTGCTGGAAGGCAAAAATCACATGGGATGAGTCGCTTCCTCAGGATATCCATTCCAAATGGAGATCATTAGCATCTCAGCTTCCACGCTTCCAAGACGTGGTCTTCTCGCGTCAGATTCTGATTCCGAACGCTGTAAGCATCGAACTTCACGGATTTTGTGATTTGTCCATCAACGGCTACGGAGCCTGTCTGTGTATTAAGTCTCAGGACTCTCAGGGCACTGTCGTGATTAGATTGATCTGCAGTAAATCTCGAGTAGCCCCTCTGAAAGGAGTCACAATTCCGCGTTTAGAACTTTGCGCAGCCTCCGTTCTCAAAAGGCTATATGTCGAGACTAGGGCTCAAATAGAATTTTCGATCGATCAGGTATACTTATGGTCGGATTCCACCATCGTGCTGTGTTGGTTAAAGAAGGCTTCTCATCTTCTGCGTACCTTTGAAGCGAACCGGGTCGCAGATATTCAAACTTTAGGAGATGAGGTTATCTGGAAACACATCCGATCCGAGGATAATGCCGCTGATGCCCTATCCAGAGGACAGATGCCTTcagaatttctaaaaaatgcaCTCTGGACTACCGGGCCCGAATGGCTACTCCATAATCCAACACAATGGCCAAATTCAATCATACCTTCAAACCTTCAAGTTCTGGCATTAAAGAAAGGCATTTTCCTCCTGGCTGAGGCATCTCCAGAAGCGATATACGCGcgattttccaattttgaaCGGCTTACACGGGTTATTGCGTGTATCCTCCGAtggaaaaaatcggaaattccgCGTTCGAACTCCTTTTCAATTGACGAGCTCCAAGAAGCCGAATATCGTATCTTAGCTATGGTCCAGCGCGAACGATTTTCCAACGAACTACGAAAGCTAGCCGCGACCCACGATTCCAGCGAATCAGTCCGACCGCGTCGAACAGGGACTCCTTTTGACCAATTACATCCCTTCATTGACGACAAGGGAATTCTACGGGTAGGTGGACGCCTCACCCAGTCGGAACTTCCGTTTAATCGGAAACACCCCATTTTACTACCAAGTAAACATCTCGTCATTGATATGCTCATTCGCCGAGTTCATCAGTCAAACTACCACGCCGGGATTCAGACTACCCTGTATGTCCTTCGATCCAAATGTTGGATTCTCAATGGCAAGGATCaaatcaggaaaattattcattcctGCCTTGAATGTATCCGCCAGAGACCAAAATTTGCCCATGCTCAGATGGCAGATCTCCCAAAATTCCGTGTTAACGAAGCCCCAGCATTCGCGAAAACAGGCGTCGACTTCTTCGGGCCAATTCCGATCAAAGAGAAGAAGGATCTCAATCGATCTTTTTTGAAGGCATACGGATGCGTTTTTATATATATGGT GTTCGTTAGTAGAAGAGGAGTTCCGGAACACATGTACTCCGATAACGGCACGAACTTCGTCGGGGCGAACCGAGAACTCAACGAATTATACAATCTGATCTCGAGTCCTGATTTCGAAGAAACTGTGGGCGCGTACGCGACATCTAAACGCATCCGTTGGCATTTCAATCCACCATTATCTCCCCATTTTGGCGGGATTTGGGAAGCAGCCGGAAAGAGTTTCAAACATCATTTGAAACGCGTTTTAAAAGACCATAAATTAACCTATGATCAATTAAATACTCTCTTAATAGAAATTGAATCAATTTTGAATTCCCGACCGTTGTGTGCTCTTTCGGCTGATCCCAATGATCCCATAGCTATAACCCCAGCACATTTACTTATTGGTCGTCCATTCAATCAATTACCCGAAAGATCTTCTTCCTCAGTTGCAGTTAATCGCTTGTCCATTTATAATTTCATCACCAAGGCCAAACAGGACTTTTGGAATAAATGGCACAAGGAGTATCTGCACGAACTGCAAACTCGCCACAAGTGGCAGGATTCCACAGCTGAGCTCAAGGTGGGGGCAGTAGTGCTTTTAATGGACGATCTCCTCACTTGTGCTCGATGGTCGCTGGATGTCATCACTGAGGTGTTTCCTGGCAGTGACGGAATCGCTCGGGTGGCAACCATCAGAACCACAAATGGAACATTCAAGCGCAACATTACCAGATTGTGCATGTTGCCAATGACTTAG
- the LOC135164549 gene encoding uncharacterized protein LOC135164549 — MSLGRQTPMHGTYGWGVDTFLFASGLWCLGRYKEYYVVHIEEESCLKEEAEEIISSLELTEENYEVALQLLKDRYDNKRVIIQKHVRALMDLPTIGKESALELRKFIDAMSMHLRALKSLGQPSDTWETLLIHSFTAKLDRVTHQEWEKSVTGTEKPTMKEFTSFLEKRCQILQVASINLDNKSVPPSKLNNVKKQVFAVVQSSDGCAIRKDSHKVYMCDSLKNLSIKDRFEKVKSSKLCFNCLKVGHSNSDCKWSGCKKCGKKHNTLLHYDANEFNTRNHQTGNAQPEASTANFNGVAYKAYSALVSPQSVLSAAVINIKNQDGNLAKAQTLNQIETRIKYSVRTEINSRCTCYKETVEFLVLPNICNHLPNEYIDKRTIKVPLRKPLADPEFNKPLVIDALLGVELFFHVLCIGQERIPGPTALLQKTKLGLIPAGKINSSTQSNKPRQCMLSFNALHKSLTKFWEIEEVQNQKFLSEEEHEVEPHFQETTTRDPVTGRYTVRLPFNEKIKQLGESRKIAERQFYALERKLKKNPTLKSDYIDNMRESIQLGHAVRIEAHEIRDKHCFLPYHVVIKDSSSTTKHRIVNNASAKTSTGVSLNDGLMVGAVVQDGSFEIALRFREHQIVFLADIEKMYKQIRLHPEDAQYQLILSYLLKEKHIN; from the exons ATGAGTCTCGGAAGGCAGACCCCGATGCATGGGACATATGGGTGGGGGGTCGATACATTTTTGTTTGCCTCGGGTTTGTGGTGCCTCGGTCGGTACAAAGAGTACTACGTTGTTCATATTGAGGAAGAG aGCTGCTTGAAAGAAGAAGCAGAGGAAATTATAAGTTCACTCGAGTTGACTGAGGAAAATTACGAAGTCGCATTGCAATTATTAAAAGATCGTTACGACAATAAACGCGTTATAATTCAAAAGCACGTTCGCGCTCTCATGGATTTGCCGACGATCGGGAAAGAGTCCGCGCTAGAACTCCGCAAATTTATTGATGCAATGAGCATGCATTTACGCGCACTAAAGTCATTAGGGCAGCCCAGCGATACATGGGAAACGTtgttaatccattcatttaCGGCTAAACTTGATCGCGTTACGCATCAAGAATGGGAAAAGTCGGTAACCGGGACCGAGAAGCCGACGATGAAAGAATTCACGTCCTTTTTGGAGAAACGTTGCCAAATTCTCCAAGTTGCAAGTATTAATCTGGACAATAAATCGGTACCACCTTCGAAATTAAATAATGTTAAAAAGCAAGTATTTGCAGTCGTGCAATCATCAGACGGATGCGCAATTCGCAAAGATTCGCACAAGGTCTACATGTGCGATTCGCTTAAGAATCTCTCCATTAAAGATCGTTTCGAGAAGGTCAAATCAAGCAAGCTCTGCTTCAATTGCTTGAAGGTAGGCCATTCGAACTCTGACTGTAAATGGTCAGGGTGTAAAAAATGTGGCAAAAAACATAATACGCTACTGCACTACGATGCGAACGAATTCAATACGCGAAACCATCAGACGGGCAACGCGCAACCAGAAGCTTCAACTGCGAACTTTAATGGCGTTGCTTACAAAGCATACAGTGCGCTGGTGTCGCCGCAATCTGTACTTTCTGCCGCGGTCATAAACATCAAAAATCAAGACGGAAATCTTGCAAAAGCAC AAACGTTAAACCAAATAGAGACGCGTATAAAATATTCTGTCCGAACTGAAATTAATTCGCGATGCACATGCTATAAAGAGACAGTAGAATTTCTCGTATTGCCGAACATCTGCAATCACCTACCAAACGAGTACATTGACAAGCGAACAATTAAGGTACCATTAAGGAAACCATTAGCTGACCCCGAATTCAATAAGCCGCTAGTAATCGACGCTTTACTCGGCGTGGAATTGTTTTTCCATGTCCTGTGCATCGGCCAAGAGAGAATTCCGGGACCTACAGCTTTGTTGCAGAAAACAAAGTTAGGTTTGATCCCCGCGGGTAAAATCAATTCATCAACTCAATCGAACAAGCCTAGACAATGTATGCTGTCCTTTAACGCGTTGCATAAATCGCTAACTAAATTTTGGGAAATCGAAGAGGTTCAAAATCAGAAATTCCTCTCCGAAGAAGAACATGAAGTCGAGCCACATTTCCAAGAAACTACGACGCGCGATCCTGTAACCGGTCGTTATACAGTAAGATTAcccttcaatgaaaaaatcaagcaATTAGGCGAGTCACGTAAAATCGCGGAGCGTCAATTTTATGCTCTCGAAcgtaaattaaagaaaaatccaacattGAAATCCGATTATATTGACAATATGCGCGAATCCATTCAGTTAGGACATGCAGTTCGTATTGAGGCTCATGAGATACGAGACAAGCATTGCTTTCTGCCTTATCACGTAGTAATTAAAGACTCTAGCTCAACGACAAAACATCGCATAGTCAACAATGCTTCTGCAAAAACGAGCACAGGAGTATCGTTGAATGACGGTTTGATGGTTGGAGCCGTTGTTCAAGATGGTAGCTTCGAAATCGCGTTAAGATTCCGCGAGCATCAAATTGTGTTCCTCGCAGATATCGAAAAGATGTATAAACAAATACGTCTTCACCCAGAAGATGCGCAGTACCAGTTAATATTATCCTATTTATTAAAggagaagcacataaattaa
- the LOC135164550 gene encoding uncharacterized protein LOC135164550: MVKLIDNRGKIVLARARLDSCSTVNLITQHFAQSLRLNTISCSVNIGAVDGLCTIAEKYGQLEIRSNHNDFTQWLNFLIVPQIAERIPSEMFPRQLFDIPKNLKLADPQFHLPRAVDLLIASNTMLSVLSVVQIKLPHKDSSIVIQKTRLGWIVAGGSEIISSSTNSPCNVVKLDKLIERFWVIEDFDHDPVRSPDEISCEQHYLTHTKRDVTGRYIVRLPFRDSKFSLGESRIQALKRFQALERKLSAKASLRLEYTRVMEE; this comes from the coding sequence ATGGTCAAACTTATTGATAATCGTGGAAAAATCGTGTTAGCCCGTGCACGTTTAGATTCGTGTTCGACCGTGAATTTAATCACCCAACATTTTGCGCAATCCCTTCGGTTAAACACCATTAGCTGTTCAGTTAATATCGGCGCGGTAGATGGCTTGTGCACCATTGCAGAAAAGTACGGTCAATTAGAAATACGGTCGAATCACAATGATTTTACGCAATGGTTGAATTTTCTGATTGTACCTCAAATCGCAGAGAGGATTCCCAGCGAAATGTTTCCCCGACAACTATTCGATATCCCCAAAAATCTTAAGCTAGCCGACCCTCAGTTTCATCTGCCCAGAGCGGTCGATCTGTTAATCGCGTCGAATACAATGTTGTCAGTGCTCTCGGTAGTGCAAATTAAACTCCCTCATAAAGACTCTAGCATTGTGATTCAAAAAACCCGATTGGGATGGATCGTCGCCGGAGGATCCGAAATCATATCGTCGTCCACTAACTCGCCGTGCAATGTCGTAAAACTCGACAAACTCATCGAACGTTTTTGGGTCATCGAAGACTTCGATCATGACCCAGTAAGATCTCCCGATGAAATTTCGTGCGAGCAACATTATTTGACGCACACCAAACGGGACGTCACGGGTCGCTATATAGTTCGTCTCCCATTCAGAGATTCCAAATTCAGTCTGGGAGAATCTCGCATACAGGCCCTCAAACGGTTTCAGGCGCTAGAGCGAAAACTTTCAGCTAAGGCTTCACTGAGACTGGAATACACCAGGGTAATGGAGGAGTAA